A section of the Jaculus jaculus isolate mJacJac1 chromosome 6, mJacJac1.mat.Y.cur, whole genome shotgun sequence genome encodes:
- the C1qtnf2 gene encoding complement C1q tumor necrosis factor-related protein 2 isoform X1 encodes MIPWVLLACALPCAADSLLGALSRRDFQKGAPQLVCSLPGPQGPPGPPGAPGPSGMVGRMGFPGKDGQDGRDGDRGDSGEEGPPGRTGNRGKQGPKGKAGAIGRAGPRGPKGVSGTPGKHGTPGRKGPKGKKGEPGPPGPCRCGGGRAKSAFSVAVTKSYPRERLPIKFDRILMNEGGHYNASSGKFVCAVPGVYYFTYDITLANKHLAIGLVHNGQYRIRTFDANTGNHDVASGSTVLPLKEGDEVWLQIFYSEQNGLFYDPYWTDSLFTGFLIYADQTDPNEL; translated from the exons ATGATCCCCTGGGTGCTCTTAGCCTGCGCCCTCCCCTGCGCCGCTGACTCGCTGCTGGGTGCCCTCTCTCGCAGGGACTTCCAGAAGGGCGCCCCTCAACTCGTCTGCAGCCTGCCCGGCCCCCAGGGTCCACCTGGTCCTCCAGGAGCCCCCGGACCCTCTGGAATGGTGGGAAGGATGGGCTTCCCTGGTAAAGATGGCCAGGATGGCCGGGATGGGGACCGAGGGGACAGCGGAGAGGAAG GTCCCCCGGGCCGGACAGGGAACCGGGGGAAGCAAGGACCCAAGGGCAAAGCCGGGGCCATCGGGCGGGCCGGCCCCCGCGGCCCCAAGGGAGTCAGCGGCACCCCGGGGAAGCATGGCACGCCTGGCAGGAAAGGGCCCAAGGGCAAGAAAGGGGAGCCCGGCCCCCCGGGCCCCTGCCGGTGCGGCGGCGGCCGCGCCAAGTCGGCCTTCTCGGTGGCCGTGACCAAGAGCTACCCGCGGGAACGGCTGCCCATCAAGTTCGACCGCATCCTGATGAACGAGGGCGGCCACTACAACGCGTCCAGCGGCAAGTTCGTGTGCGCCGTGCCCGGCGTCTACTACTTCACCTACGACATCACGCTGGCCAACAAGCACCTGGCCATCGGCCTGGTGCACAACGGCCAGTACCGCATCCGCACCTTCGACGCCAACACGGGCAACCACGACGTGGCCTCGGGCTCCACCGTCCTGCCCCTCAAGGAGGGCGACGAGGTCTGGCTGCAGATCTTCTACTCGGAGCAGAACGGCCTCTTCTACGACCCCTACTGGACCGACAGCCTGTTCACGGGCTTCCTCATCTACGCCGACCAGACGGATCCCAACGAGCTCTAG
- the C1qtnf2 gene encoding complement C1q tumor necrosis factor-related protein 2 isoform X2 produces the protein MVGRMGFPGKDGQDGRDGDRGDSGEEGPPGRTGNRGKQGPKGKAGAIGRAGPRGPKGVSGTPGKHGTPGRKGPKGKKGEPGPPGPCRCGGGRAKSAFSVAVTKSYPRERLPIKFDRILMNEGGHYNASSGKFVCAVPGVYYFTYDITLANKHLAIGLVHNGQYRIRTFDANTGNHDVASGSTVLPLKEGDEVWLQIFYSEQNGLFYDPYWTDSLFTGFLIYADQTDPNEL, from the exons ATGGTGGGAAGGATGGGCTTCCCTGGTAAAGATGGCCAGGATGGCCGGGATGGGGACCGAGGGGACAGCGGAGAGGAAG GTCCCCCGGGCCGGACAGGGAACCGGGGGAAGCAAGGACCCAAGGGCAAAGCCGGGGCCATCGGGCGGGCCGGCCCCCGCGGCCCCAAGGGAGTCAGCGGCACCCCGGGGAAGCATGGCACGCCTGGCAGGAAAGGGCCCAAGGGCAAGAAAGGGGAGCCCGGCCCCCCGGGCCCCTGCCGGTGCGGCGGCGGCCGCGCCAAGTCGGCCTTCTCGGTGGCCGTGACCAAGAGCTACCCGCGGGAACGGCTGCCCATCAAGTTCGACCGCATCCTGATGAACGAGGGCGGCCACTACAACGCGTCCAGCGGCAAGTTCGTGTGCGCCGTGCCCGGCGTCTACTACTTCACCTACGACATCACGCTGGCCAACAAGCACCTGGCCATCGGCCTGGTGCACAACGGCCAGTACCGCATCCGCACCTTCGACGCCAACACGGGCAACCACGACGTGGCCTCGGGCTCCACCGTCCTGCCCCTCAAGGAGGGCGACGAGGTCTGGCTGCAGATCTTCTACTCGGAGCAGAACGGCCTCTTCTACGACCCCTACTGGACCGACAGCCTGTTCACGGGCTTCCTCATCTACGCCGACCAGACGGATCCCAACGAGCTCTAG